The proteins below are encoded in one region of Archocentrus centrarchus isolate MPI-CPG fArcCen1 chromosome 13, fArcCen1, whole genome shotgun sequence:
- the LOC115790518 gene encoding lysophosphatidic acid receptor 6-like — protein sequence MNISNITTENQVYTGVFGSIMVIGLPLNAASLWILLRRHSLKSPNTVFLVNLALSDLLVLISLSMRVYFHATGTWPLGIMACFFSMCSFATTSTPAPPFITFISVDRLLAVVYPLRSSHLRTSSNAWNGAAVIWLFVLMVNIPGSADFLKHFYNSSSITSSVYFQIVSLVTMLSVNIVCTAVVSWTLYKHLSDSAKVNKVNIMLIFAMNLVLFTICFLPVPIHLATRSTASVTPLICLAAVNCLLFHNNIRSSTTFIPAISVNHLLAVVSSLRSSMFKPCFPWELGVT from the exons atgaaCATATCAAATATCACCACAGAAAACCAGGTTTACACTGGGGTCTTTGGCTCCATTATGGTGATAGGTTTGCCTCTCAACGCTGCATCACTGTGGATTCTTCTTCGACGTCACAGCCTCAAATCACCCAACACCGTCTTCTTGGTCAACCTGGCACTCTCAGACCTACtagttttaatttctttgtcCATGAGGGTCTACTTTCACGCCACAGGCACCTGGCCTCTGGGCATTATGGCATGTTTCTTCAGCATGTGCTCTTTCGCAACAACATCCACTCCAGCGCCACCTTTCATCACCTTCATCAGCGTGGACCGCCTGCTGGCTGTGGTTTATCCCCTGAGGTCAAGCCATCTTCGAACCTCATCCAATGCCTGGAACGGAGCTGCAGTCATCTGGCTATTTGTGCTGATGGTCAATATCCCAGGGAGTGCAGActttctgaaacatttttacaacTCAAGTAGCATCACTT CATCTGTATACTTTCAGATTGTATCATTGGTCACGATGCTATCAGTCAACATTGTGTGCACAGCTGTGGTGTCTTGGACTTTATACAAGCATCTCAGTGACTCTGCAAAGGTCAACAAGGTAAATATAATGCTGATTTTTGCCATGAACTTGGTTTTATTCACTATTTGTTTCTTGCCTGTGCCAATACATTTAGCCACAAGAAGTACTGCCAGTGTAACTCCATTGATATGTCTTGCTGCTGTGAACTGCT TGCTCTTTCACAACAACATCCGCTCCAGCACCACCTTCATCCCCGCCATCAGTGTCAATCATCTGCTGGCTGTGGTTTCCTCTTTGAGGTCATCCATGTTCAAACCATGTTTTCCTTGGGAATTGGGAGTCACATAA